The Desulfobaccales bacterium genome contains the following window.
TGTTCGAACAGAAAGCGGTTTCATGGCTCAAAGACGAGGTGAGGAAGCTGGAAGAAATGGTGGTGGATGTCTATGGAGTCCCGCTTGCCGCAACAGGCGGTGAAATAGTCGATGATATATTCGGGAACCTGCATGATCTCAAGTGGGAAGACCTCGTTCATAAGTTTCTTCTTACCTGAGTGCTAAACAAAAATGATTTGCGGCGGCGGTACGGGCAGCTATATATGAAGGTTTCTCATGCCTTGGCGAAGCATGAAACTGCACCGCTCACAAAAAAAAATGTTTAATTCGTCGAGGTGGCTGAGTCCCTGGCTGAATCGCATGAGGCATTTGGGGGTCTCACAATGGTAAAGGGAAAAAGTGTGAGCAATCTCATGGAGGGCGACCTTGGCCAGACGTTCATAATAGGTGCCCTCCGAAGCCATGATCCCGTCTTTCGTGTACTTTAGGCGGAAATCGGAGATAATTGCCAGGTTTAGCCCCAACTCCGCTTGACCGAATACAAAGGTTAGTATGGGAGTGCAAAGATCCACGTCCGTGATGGCAAGAATGCGCGAATGATGTGGAAAGGAAAACCGGGCCAGGTACTTCAGAACGAGTCCGGCATCATACTGACATCGATGGCGCTGAAACGCTTCTTCCGGGATTGCCATCGCAGGCAGCATCTCGACCGGAGTTTCAAGTATCGCTTGAATGTTCCCTGCTATAACTCGGAGCGCCGTCTGCGGTATCTGGCCCATCTTTGTCAGAGCGATCGAGAGGGCAGGCGGTTTTTTTCGTTGCTGTGACGGCATATCAAGTAGCCTGGGAAAAGGCGGTCTGCCTTGATCGGCAATGCTCACCTGCAGGGCAGGCAATGTCTTCAGGACGGGTTATTTCCAGGGGCGGAAGGCAGATAAAGGGGAAGTTCCACCGCGAACGTTGTCCCTCTCTGGCTCGTTTCCTTTACCCAGATACGTCCCTTGTTCTCTTTGACTATTCCATAAGCGGTGCTCAAGCCCAGCCCTGTACCTTTTCCCGGTGCTTTGGTGGTAAAAAACGGATCGAATATCAGGGCGAGGTCCGTTTCCGGAATACCCCGGCCCGTGTCGGAAACTTCGATACAGGCTGTTTGCGCGGGCTTGTTAAGATAAGTCCGAAGCGTCATGGTTCCTTCATGGTCCATAGCGTCCACGGCATTCAAAACGAGATTAACAATCACCTGGCCCAGTTGATCTCTATCGCCTTTGATTAGCATTATATCCTCTGAAAGCTCTTTCCTGATCTGGATACCCATGAAAAACTTTGTGTCACGAATGAGATCCAAGCTGTGCTCAAGAAGCGTATTGACGTGGAGGATTTCCTTGCTGGGGGTTTCCTGTCTACTATAGGCAAGGAGGTTCTTTATAATTTTGCCGCACCTTCTGGCGTCTTCATAGATGCACGTTAGACTGTGCCGCCGGGGATCATCCTCTTCGAGTGGATTCAGTAAAAGATCGGCGTAGAAAATAATTCCGGTCAGGGGATTGTTTATTTCATGAGCGACCCCGGCTGCGAGCTGACCCAGGGAAGCCATTTTTTCCGCTCGCGAAATTCGACTGAGCATCTCCCGCATTGATTGCTCGTGTTTGAGCCTCTCTCTTAAGTCATTAAACAACCCGACGGTGGCAGCTTCCTGACCGCCCTCGTAAATGATCGCGGCAGTGAGCTCCACCGGGATCTCCTCGCCTTGAGCATGAATAAGGGTAAATCTGCTCAGGTGCAGCTTGCCTTTGCCTCCCAGGCTTTCGTCCCTCAAAATTTTCATAATCTCCCTTGCCTGGCCCGGGGGGTAAAGGTCCTCGACGTTTATTCTTTCATGCGCCTCTCTCAGCGAATATCCCGTGAGTTCCTCGGCAGCGGGGTTCATAGTCACAATTTTGCCTCGGCTATCTGCGGCGATTATAGCAGTGGTTGAACTCTGTATGAGTTTTTGGGTAAGGTCTTTGGCGCCCGAGAGTTCTCGCTCGAGCATCTTTAATTGTGTGACATCATGAATACTTTCAACTATATACAGAACCTCGCCAGCCTCGTTGAGGATCGGGGAGAAAACACGATTATCCCATTTTTCTATTCCAGCGCTGGTTGTCACAAGTTCCAGGACGGAATGTCCATGACGGTCCGCCAGAACCTTTGCGATAGGGCAAGTTTTTATCGGACAAGGCTCCACTGACTGGTAGAAGAAATCGTGACAAGTCTTCCCGACTATTTCCTTTTTATTGGCCCTGAACTTCTCCAGGAAGTTAGCGTTCACGTCCACTACGATCCTATTGGGTTTCAGGATCAGGGTAGGAAGAGAAAGGCAGTCGAAAAGTCTGGTTTTCCAGTCGTTCGGGGTTTTCATTTTCGGTCTCTACCGCATCGATTTTCGTTGAAAGTTAACCTTGTGAGCCACCAGTCCTGTTGATAGTAGCTTTAAGGTTGTAATGCCTAATTTTGCTGTGGAGCGTAACCCTGCTAATTTCCAGAGCCTCCGCTGCTTTGGAGATGTTCCACCCATGGAGCATGAGAATCCTTTCTATATGCTGTTTCTCGGCCTCTCTTAACGCTTGAGGGATATCTTGGGCTGAGGATCTAAGGAGAAATGCAAAATCATCTCGGGTAAGGTGGTGTCCTTTGGCCAGCACGACGGCACGTTCAACTGCATTTTCCAACTCACGGACATTTCCGGGCCACGGATAATTCTTAAGAGCATTGATGGCTTGCTGATGAATCCCCGCAACCGGTTTATTTGTTTCTTGTCGGATGCGTTCCAGAAAGTGCTGTGCCAACACGGGAATATCATCGGTTCGAGCCCGAAGAGGTGGAATTTCAAGCTCGATGACATTCAACCTGTAATAGAAATCCTGCCGGAAGGCGCCGCGCTCGATCTCCTTTGCAAGATCCTTATGTGTAGCGCAGATGAGGCGAAAATCAACCGGAATATCCGCTATCCCGCCGACCCGATGAAAGGTTCTTTCCTGCAGAACCCGAAGAAGATCGATTTGCATCTTTAAAGGGATTTCACCGACCTCGTCCAGAAAGAGGGTCC
Protein-coding sequences here:
- a CDS encoding archaemetzincin family Zn-dependent metalloprotease, whose translation is MPSQQRKKPPALSIALTKMGQIPQTALRVIAGNIQAILETPVEMLPAMAIPEEAFQRHRCQYDAGLVLKYLARFSFPHHSRILAITDVDLCTPILTFVFGQAELGLNLAIISDFRLKYTKDGIMASEGTYYERLAKVALHEIAHTFSLYHCETPKCLMRFSQGLSHLDELNIFFCERCSFMLRQGMRNLHI
- a CDS encoding ATP-binding protein → MKTPNDWKTRLFDCLSLPTLILKPNRIVVDVNANFLEKFRANKKEIVGKTCHDFFYQSVEPCPIKTCPIAKVLADRHGHSVLELVTTSAGIEKWDNRVFSPILNEAGEVLYIVESIHDVTQLKMLERELSGAKDLTQKLIQSSTTAIIAADSRGKIVTMNPAAEELTGYSLREAHERINVEDLYPPGQAREIMKILRDESLGGKGKLHLSRFTLIHAQGEEIPVELTAAIIYEGGQEAATVGLFNDLRERLKHEQSMREMLSRISRAEKMASLGQLAAGVAHEINNPLTGIIFYADLLLNPLEEDDPRRHSLTCIYEDARRCGKIIKNLLAYSRQETPSKEILHVNTLLEHSLDLIRDTKFFMGIQIRKELSEDIMLIKGDRDQLGQVIVNLVLNAVDAMDHEGTMTLRTYLNKPAQTACIEVSDTGRGIPETDLALIFDPFFTTKAPGKGTGLGLSTAYGIVKENKGRIWVKETSQRGTTFAVELPLYLPSAPGNNPS